The Buteo buteo chromosome 23, bButBut1.hap1.1, whole genome shotgun sequence genome includes a window with the following:
- the OARD1 gene encoding ADP-ribose glycohydrolase OARD1 isoform X1: MWGALGRFFVVQAPARRIILHTVPAAAGVFTIARVTMATHFSKDQEERIKCVKGDLFSCPQTDSLAHCISEDCRMGAGIAVLFKKKFGGVQELLDQQKKTGEVAVLQREDRYIYYLITKKKVSHKPTYENMRKSLEAMKAHCLNNGVTDISMPRIGCGLDRLDWNKVSAILGEVFEDTDIKITVYTL; this comes from the exons ATGTGGGGAGCGCTGGGGAGGTTCTTCGTGGTGcaggccccggcccggcggatCATTCTTCACACCGTGCCCGCGG CTGCAGGAGTCTTCACCATAGCCCGTGTTACCATGGCCACCCACTTCTCCAAGGATCAGGAGGAGAGA ATCAAATGTGTTAAGGGGGACCTTTTCTCATGCCCTCAGACAGACTCATTGGCTCACTGCATCAGCGAGGACTGTCGCATGGGTGCAGGCATAGctgttctttttaagaaaaagtttgGAGGCGTACAAGAGCTGTTGGATCAAC AAAAGAAGACTGGGGAGGTGGCAGTTCTCCAAAGAGAGGATCGATACATTTACTACCTG ATTACGAAGAAGAAAGTTTCTCACAAACCAACATACGAGAATATGCGAAAGAGTTTAGAAGCCATGAAAGCTCACTGTCTAAACAATGGAGTTACTGACATTTCCATGCCTAG GATTGGATGTGGACTTGACCGCCTGGATTGGAATAAAGTTTCAGCAATACTTGGGGAAGTGTTTGAAGACACAGATATAAAGATCACAGTTTACACTCTGTGA
- the OARD1 gene encoding ADP-ribose glycohydrolase OARD1 isoform X2: MATHFSKDQEERIKCVKGDLFSCPQTDSLAHCISEDCRMGAGIAVLFKKKFGGVQELLDQQKKTGEVAVLQREDRYIYYLITKKKVSHKPTYENMRKSLEAMKAHCLNNGVTDISMPRIGCGLDRLDWNKVSAILGEVFEDTDIKITVYTL; encoded by the exons ATGGCCACCCACTTCTCCAAGGATCAGGAGGAGAGA ATCAAATGTGTTAAGGGGGACCTTTTCTCATGCCCTCAGACAGACTCATTGGCTCACTGCATCAGCGAGGACTGTCGCATGGGTGCAGGCATAGctgttctttttaagaaaaagtttgGAGGCGTACAAGAGCTGTTGGATCAAC AAAAGAAGACTGGGGAGGTGGCAGTTCTCCAAAGAGAGGATCGATACATTTACTACCTG ATTACGAAGAAGAAAGTTTCTCACAAACCAACATACGAGAATATGCGAAAGAGTTTAGAAGCCATGAAAGCTCACTGTCTAAACAATGGAGTTACTGACATTTCCATGCCTAG GATTGGATGTGGACTTGACCGCCTGGATTGGAATAAAGTTTCAGCAATACTTGGGGAAGTGTTTGAAGACACAGATATAAAGATCACAGTTTACACTCTGTGA